Proteins encoded by one window of Cheilinus undulatus linkage group 13, ASM1832078v1, whole genome shotgun sequence:
- the LOC121520354 gene encoding CCN family member 1-like yields the protein MWKVSMVLTVHILMVSASCPKDCWCPRETPRCAAGVSLMLDACGCCKVCAQQLFEDCSRTQPCDHTKGLECNFGGSHSSAKGICRAKSDGRTCEYNNKIYQNGEIFRPNCKHQCTCMDGAVGCVSLCPHELTLHKHGCAKPRRVKVPGRCCEQLFCPEDTKMEGSVGKKQRKKHSKDRMSEYELTKDNELASVWSGDSKSLPAFRSHPLGHMSVRGSSCVSLTTAWSPCSKSCGTGLSTRMTNNNPQCKMVKETRICEVRPCNQITLKKDQTCSRTEKSRRPVRLSYASCRSLRKFHPVYCGSCSDGRCCKPHRTQTSSVRFRCRNGETISRMVMMIESCKCDLNCSSNSKKAAQRRLFNDINKVKRLRGKDIP from the exons ATGTGGAAAGTTTCTATGGTGTTGACTGTCCACATTTTAATG gtgTCAGCCTCATGCCCAAAGGACTGCTGGTGTCCCCGTGAAACCCCAAGATGTGCAGCAGGAGTCAGTCTCATGCTGGACGCCTGCGGATGCTGTAAAGTTTGTGCACAGCAGCTCTTTGAAGACTGCAGCAGGACTCAGCCATGTGATCACACAAAGGGACTGGAGTGCAATTTTGGAGGAAGCCACAGTTCTGCAAAAGGCATCTGTCGAG CCAAATCAGATGGAAGAACATGTGAGTACAATAATAAGATTTACCAGAACGGGGAAATCTTCCGTCCAAACTGCAAACACCAGTGCACTTGCATGGATGGTGCTGTTGGCTGCGTCTCCCTCTGCCCTCATGAACTCACACTGCACAAACATGGCTGTGCCAAGCCAAGACGGGTTAAAGTCCCCGGACGTTGCTGCGAACAGCTCTTCTGCCCTGAGGACACAAAGATGGAGGGCTCTGTGGGAAAGAAGCAAAGGAAAAAGCACAGCAAAGACAGAATGTCTGAATATGAGCTAACCAAGGACAATGAGTTAGCTTCTGTATGGAGTGGAGACTCAAAGTCTTTACCTG CTTTCAGGAGCCACCCATTGGGCCACATGTCAGTCAGAGGATCCAGTTGTGTGTCTCTAACCACAGCTTGGTCACCCTGCTCCAAATCCTGTGGCACAGGACTGTCCACCAGGATGACCAATAATAACCCTCAGTGCAAGATGGTTAAAGAGACTCGGATCTGTGAAGTACGACCATGCAACCAAATCACCTTAAAG AAAGATCAAACTTGTAGCCGAACTGAAAAGTCAAGACGTCCAGTAAGACTGTCCTACGCGAGCTGCCGTAGCCTGAGAAAGTTCCATCCAGTGTACTGTGGGTCCTGTTCAGATGGGCGATGTTGCAAGCCTCACCGAACCCAGACGTCATCCGTCCGTTTCCGCTGCAGAAATGGAGAAACGATCAGcaggatggtgatgatgatcGAGTCCTGCAAGTGTGACCTGAACTGCTCTAGCAACAGCAaaaaagcagctcagagaagACTTTTTAATGATATCAACAAAGTGAAAAGATTAAGGGGTAAAGACATCCCATAG